The sequence GATTACCGGGCCTTTGAACGATGGCTGGACGCCAACCGGGGCCGCAAGGTGCTGGTGCACTGCGCCAAGAACTGGCGCGCGTCGCTTTTTTGCGCGGTGTACCGCGTGGTGAACGAGGGGCTCGACCCCCTGAAGGCCCGCGACAGCGTGCTGGAGGTCTGGGAGCCGGACGCGGTCTGGACCGCGCTTGCCCGGCAGGTGCTGACCCAGTCCTGCGAGCTCTCCGGCGACGATCCGACGTTTATTTTCTAGCGCCGTTCCCCGGGCATTGTTCAGGCTGATCCTCGCCCGACCAATGAGAACCGATTGTTTTCGTTGTTGAAAAGCATGTTCATGTTTTTCAACAACGCAACGCTCTCAGTCCCCTTCGCCGGGCTTCAGGTACTCCACCTGCACCTTCATGGCGTCCTTCAGGTGCACCTCGCGCTGCGGGTACGGAAACTCTATCCCGTGCTCCTTGAACAGATCCCAGATGGAATTCATCACGGCGCTGGACACGTTGGCCACGCCCTGCTCCGGGTGCACCATCCATAAGCGCAGCTCCAGCTGCACCCCGTTGTCCCCGAATTCGCGCAGCAGCACGTTGGGCTTGGGATCGGCCAGCACGCGCTCCTTGCCCTCGGCGGCCTTGAGCATGAGCTCCACGGCCAGCTTGAGGTCCGTGGAATAGGCCACGCTTACGGGGATCCTCAGGCGCACGCTCGGCCCGGAAAAGGTCCAGTTCACCACGCGGTTGGCGATCAGGTCGTCGTTGGGGATGAGGAACGCCTTGCCGTCGCGCGTGACCATGGACGCAAAACGGGCGTTCATGGACTCCACCCAGCCGTAGATGCCGCCCACCTCGATCACGTCGCCGGGCTTGATGGAGTTGTCCAGCAGCAGGACCACCCCGCTCACAAGGTTGGAGACCACCTTCTGCAATCCGAAGCCCACGCCAAGGCCCACCGCGCCGCTGAACACCGTAAGCATGTGCAGGTTGATGCCAACCAGATCGAGCGCCGACACGAAGGCTACGGCGTACAGTCCGGCCTTGACCAGCTTGGCCACCAGCACCCGCACCCGGACGTTGACCTCGCCCACGCGCTCGAGCCCGGCCTCGATCAGCGCACACAGCTTGTTGATAAGGGGCAGCATCACCGCCAGGAGAAATAACGCCTTGATGATCTCCAGCAGGGATACCCGCTCGTCGTCGAAACCGAGCGCGATGCTGTCCATGTAGTCCACCACCGGCCCAAGAATGCCCAGCACTTCAAGAATGAACACCCCGCCAACCACCACGGTAACGGCCTTGGTCCAGCCGTGGGGCAACAGAATGGAGGCGAACAGCTGGATCACCAGCCAGGCCTCGGAAAAGGTGATGCCCAACTCCAGCACCGTGACCGGCCACTCCCTGGCCATCGACAGCCCGAGCGCAGCCTGGAGCACCAGCAAGGTGAACAGCGGCGTCAGAAGGCCCGCGAGCCTGTGGCGCACCCACTGGCTCAGGGCGGGGCGCTGTTCGATCATGCCGCCGAGCTTGCCGCAGAGCATGCGCGAAAGCCCGTAGCCCAAGGCCACGGCCCCCAGGCAGGCCAGGGCCTGCCACATGCCGCCCTGATGCCAGACGTGCTCCGTGAACCACTGGCCAAAGCCCCCCTTGCCCTGGACAATCTCGTGGAGGTGACGCGATTCCACGCCTACCCCTCTTTCTTCACGGCCAGGGTCAGTCCGTCGCCGATGGCGGTGAGGCAGGCGTCCACGCGCGGATCAGCACGCAGCCGCTCGTTGAAGGCG comes from Fundidesulfovibrio putealis DSM 16056 and encodes:
- a CDS encoding protein tyrosine phosphatase family protein — its product is MDTLYDIPNFVSIDQGLACAGQPSPEHFPLLTQAGFQAVINLATSASSGHLPDEPELCARSGLEFTWLPVAWDAPTVEDYRAFERWLDANRGRKVLVHCAKNWRASLFCAVYRVVNEGLDPLKARDSVLEVWEPDAVWTALARQVLTQSCELSGDDPTFIF
- a CDS encoding mechanosensitive ion channel family protein, producing MESRHLHEIVQGKGGFGQWFTEHVWHQGGMWQALACLGAVALGYGLSRMLCGKLGGMIEQRPALSQWVRHRLAGLLTPLFTLLVLQAALGLSMAREWPVTVLELGITFSEAWLVIQLFASILLPHGWTKAVTVVVGGVFILEVLGILGPVVDYMDSIALGFDDERVSLLEIIKALFLLAVMLPLINKLCALIEAGLERVGEVNVRVRVLVAKLVKAGLYAVAFVSALDLVGINLHMLTVFSGAVGLGVGFGLQKVVSNLVSGVVLLLDNSIKPGDVIEVGGIYGWVESMNARFASMVTRDGKAFLIPNDDLIANRVVNWTFSGPSVRLRIPVSVAYSTDLKLAVELMLKAAEGKERVLADPKPNVLLREFGDNGVQLELRLWMVHPEQGVANVSSAVMNSIWDLFKEHGIEFPYPQREVHLKDAMKVQVEYLKPGEGD